Proteins encoded in a region of the Bacteroidales bacterium genome:
- a CDS encoding DUF1566 domain-containing protein, with the protein MRILKIIKPGILLILMIFCGSMYAQLPQGITFQAIARNSSGNPMSNTNLQIRLSIIDSAQGGTTVYQELRAVQTNTQGVFSFEIGVNPNYVTIGNFSAINWTSGKKYLKIDYDPTNTFTFSLTLGTVEFSSVPYVFTASGVTYIDPSGAQNGNILTYSSSAGKFQPVTNPNLNYNAGTGISISGNTISNTGDLSNSNELQTLSISNDTIFLSDGGFVKIPVSNTSYSPILIALPATEIQLYSVKMNGTINPRGLITQAMIQWGTSTNFEDTILITPPPISGVTTYSFSIPVTLNAGTNYYYRIKAANAAGTSLSNNISFSTPFLITENIQSVTHNSAISGGEIGSDGGYPITARGVCWSVTPLPTIQNNFTDDGTGTGGFSSYITGLTPGTTYYLRAYATNSQGTMYGNELTFTTSLIGSSFQGGIIAYIYQPGDIGYISGETHGIIAAPSDQSTSSSWGCAGTAIGNTSTALGSGMANTSSIVNGCADLFSAARICSDLVLNGYSDWYLPSRDELSLLYANKEAIGGLGGYAYWSSSEGDSNNAWGVIFDGWNSGAQSNDLKDFQINVRAIRSF; encoded by the coding sequence ATGAGAATACTAAAAATCATAAAACCAGGCATCCTGTTAATTCTGATGATCTTTTGTGGGTCAATGTATGCCCAACTACCTCAGGGTATCACATTTCAGGCCATTGCCAGAAACAGTAGCGGAAATCCTATGTCTAATACTAATTTGCAGATACGGCTATCTATCATTGACAGCGCGCAGGGAGGAACCACGGTTTATCAGGAACTCAGAGCAGTTCAAACTAATACACAGGGGGTATTTTCGTTTGAAATTGGTGTAAACCCAAACTATGTGACAATCGGAAACTTTAGTGCAATAAATTGGACCAGCGGAAAGAAATACCTGAAAATAGATTATGACCCGACAAACACATTCACTTTTTCGTTAACACTAGGCACCGTGGAGTTTTCAAGTGTCCCATACGTTTTTACTGCTTCAGGTGTAACATACATTGATCCGTCAGGTGCACAAAACGGAAACATACTTACTTACAGTTCTTCGGCTGGAAAATTTCAACCAGTAACAAATCCGAATCTTAATTACAATGCAGGCACAGGCATCTCTATTTCAGGTAATACTATTTCTAATACAGGAGATCTGAGTAATAGCAATGAATTACAGACATTGAGCATCAGCAACGATACTATTTTTCTTTCAGATGGTGGTTTTGTTAAGATTCCGGTTTCAAACACAAGTTATTCTCCTATACTAATAGCACTTCCAGCAACAGAAATTCAGTTGTATTCTGTTAAAATGAATGGTACAATTAATCCAAGAGGGTTAATCACTCAAGCGATGATTCAATGGGGCACCTCAACAAACTTCGAAGACACTATACTTATTACCCCACCTCCGATTTCGGGAGTTACAACTTACTCTTTCAGCATTCCGGTTACTCTAAATGCAGGTACAAACTATTATTACAGAATAAAGGCAGCTAATGCGGCCGGTACATCTTTAAGCAACAATATCTCATTTTCAACACCATTTCTGATTACTGAAAATATTCAATCTGTTACACATAATTCAGCTATCAGCGGTGGTGAAATAGGCAGTGACGGAGGATATCCGATAACTGCCAGGGGAGTTTGCTGGAGTGTTACGCCTTTACCAACAATCCAGAATAATTTTACCGATGATGGTACAGGGACAGGTGGTTTTTCAAGTTATATAACCGGCCTTACACCCGGAACTACTTATTATCTGAGGGCTTATGCTACCAATAGCCAGGGTACCATGTACGGAAATGAGCTAACATTTACCACTTCACTTATTGGAAGCAGCTTTCAGGGGGGCATAATTGCATACATTTACCAACCCGGTGATATTGGGTACATATCTGGAGAAACACACGGAATTATTGCGGCCCCTTCTGATCAAAGTACCTCATCATCATGGGGCTGTGCAGGAACAGCTATAGGTAATACATCCACAGCTTTAGGTAGCGGGATGGCAAACACTTCGAGTATTGTGAATGGATGCGCTGATTTGTTTTCTGCTGCCCGTATATGCAGCGATTTAGTTCTCAATGGCTACAGCGACTGGTACTTGCCATCCAGAGACGAGCTAAGTTTATTATACGCAAATAAAGAGGCCATAGGGGGATTGGGAGGTTACGCCTACTGGAGTTCCTCTGAAGGAGACAGCAATAATGCCTGGGGAGTTATTTTCGATGGGTGGAATTCAGGGGCTCAAAGCAACGACCTTAAAGATTTTCAAATCAATGTCAGAGCCATACGGTCATTCTAA
- a CDS encoding DUF1566 domain-containing protein, whose product MELKHKIPLLFLLFNIACCWCSLFGQVPGGINFQAIARDITGNPYINSDIQVRLTVIDSAIGGALIYQEQRTLKTSSNGTFSIILGQDPDIINNGDFNSINWQSGNKYLKIDYDPTNSSSFTLSPLMMKFSFVPYAFFADNVIYINPEGAQQGDLLYFNASSGKFEPGNEGYNAGIGISLNNNTISNAGDINNTNELQTLSIHGDTLFLSNGGYVRLPYAFPSSFSPPLATALPACDVQPYTATINGKVNPRGLTSQVDFEWGLNTGYGQVIVAQPGVIEGFNDVFVSAQIVVKSGTTYHYRIKATNAVGSSYSNDMLFVSAFSVPEIITQEPSSITSTGFIGGGDVVWNGGIQLIDKGLCWSTSPHPTTADNHTSNGAGNGQFTTTVSGLIPGTTYYIRTYAINSLGTAYGNEVTCTTNEVLCTLTTTAISAITPSTALSGGTITMNGGGQILQRGVCWSTTPNPTIADIISTDGVGSGVFTSSLNGLETGKTYYVRAYATNSAGTSYGNVLSFTAAAVTVGDTYQGGVVAYLLEPGDPGYIAGEIHGIITTPYDLGNFSYGCMNTNLPGAEGYEIGTGAQNTLDIITNCSETDIAAKKCADLILNEYSDWHLPSINELSKLYTLWSMGGLSYYMLSSTEMDEYMAYGFYFSGNWSISVTKNGTMAVRAVRLF is encoded by the coding sequence ATGGAATTAAAACATAAAATACCTCTGCTTTTTCTACTATTTAATATCGCTTGTTGCTGGTGTAGTCTGTTTGGACAAGTTCCGGGGGGAATTAATTTTCAGGCAATAGCTCGTGATATTACAGGCAATCCATATATAAACAGTGATATTCAGGTCAGGTTGACTGTTATTGACAGCGCAATTGGCGGAGCTCTCATTTATCAGGAACAGCGTACTCTGAAAACCAGCAGCAATGGAACCTTTTCCATTATTTTAGGACAAGATCCGGACATAATTAATAACGGAGATTTCAATTCAATAAACTGGCAGAGTGGGAACAAGTATCTAAAAATTGATTATGATCCAACCAATTCATCAAGTTTCACTCTAAGCCCTCTAATGATGAAATTTTCTTTTGTTCCGTACGCTTTTTTTGCTGATAATGTAATTTACATTAACCCTGAAGGTGCTCAGCAGGGGGATTTGTTATATTTTAACGCTTCTTCCGGCAAATTTGAACCGGGCAATGAAGGTTATAATGCAGGTATTGGGATTTCTCTCAATAATAACACCATTTCTAACGCAGGAGATATAAACAATACCAATGAATTACAGACTCTGAGCATCCATGGCGATACTTTGTTTTTAAGTAACGGCGGATATGTTAGACTGCCTTATGCTTTTCCATCCAGTTTTTCCCCGCCACTTGCAACAGCATTGCCGGCCTGTGATGTACAACCTTATACAGCAACTATTAACGGAAAAGTAAACCCGAGAGGGTTGACATCACAGGTGGATTTTGAATGGGGATTGAATACAGGTTATGGCCAGGTTATTGTTGCACAGCCAGGTGTAATTGAAGGATTTAATGATGTTTTTGTTTCTGCCCAAATAGTGGTAAAATCAGGAACTACGTATCATTACAGAATTAAAGCTACTAATGCTGTTGGCAGCAGTTATAGTAATGATATGCTTTTTGTTTCTGCATTTTCTGTACCCGAAATTATCACTCAGGAGCCAAGCTCAATAACCAGCACCGGGTTTATCGGAGGAGGTGATGTCGTTTGGAATGGCGGAATACAGCTCATTGATAAAGGGCTTTGCTGGAGTACTTCCCCACATCCTACCACAGCGGATAACCATACATCAAACGGAGCTGGAAACGGACAATTTACTACAACGGTTTCAGGCCTGATACCCGGAACCACTTATTACATCCGAACCTATGCTATTAACAGCTTAGGTACTGCTTATGGCAATGAAGTAACTTGTACTACAAATGAAGTTTTATGTACATTAACCACAACTGCAATATCAGCAATAACACCATCAACTGCCCTTAGCGGCGGAACAATTACCATGAACGGCGGTGGACAAATTCTTCAAAGAGGTGTGTGTTGGTCTACAACCCCCAACCCAACCATCGCAGATATTATCTCAACAGATGGTGTTGGAAGTGGCGTTTTCACAAGTTCATTAAACGGGTTGGAAACCGGAAAAACCTATTATGTAAGGGCGTATGCCACGAACAGTGCCGGGACATCCTATGGCAATGTATTAAGTTTTACAGCAGCAGCGGTTACTGTGGGAGATACATATCAGGGTGGGGTTGTGGCCTATTTGCTTGAACCCGGCGACCCTGGGTATATAGCAGGAGAAATACATGGAATCATCACAACCCCTTACGACCTGGGGAATTTTTCTTATGGTTGTATGAATACTAACCTGCCAGGCGCTGAAGGGTATGAAATAGGTACAGGAGCTCAAAATACACTGGATATAATCACCAACTGCAGCGAAACAGATATTGCAGCAAAAAAGTGTGCCGACCTGATACTCAATGAGTATTCCGACTGGCATTTACCCAGTATCAATGAATTGTCAAAACTTTATACCCTATGGAGTATGGGAGGATTGAGCTATTATATGCTGAGCTCAACGGAGATGGATGAGTATATGGCTTATGGATTTTACTTTTCAGGAAACTGGTCAATATCTGTTACGAAAAATGGTACAATGGCCGTACGCGCAGTCAGACTTTTTTAG
- a CDS encoding T9SS type A sorting domain-containing protein: protein MKKYLIIIIVHALAVINVQAQSLDHVVVSSGGLAGDTLNATLGEVFVFSISNNDISINAGSQSDLGNTGTASNNEIQNNNPGNNMLLYPNPVKDYVNLRVDGLKETNVSFQVFDINGKIVMSQNMFSTNKIFTLNVQMLIEGTYILSGITPEGQSIGNIKFVKQ, encoded by the coding sequence ATGAAAAAATATCTCATCATTATTATTGTACACGCTTTAGCAGTAATTAATGTGCAAGCTCAATCACTCGACCATGTTGTTGTTTCATCGGGCGGGCTTGCAGGCGACACTCTTAATGCCACATTGGGAGAAGTATTTGTTTTCTCAATCAGTAATAACGATATATCTATTAATGCGGGTTCGCAAAGCGACCTTGGCAATACCGGAACTGCATCTAATAACGAAATACAAAATAATAACCCGGGAAATAACATGTTGCTGTATCCAAATCCGGTTAAAGATTATGTTAATTTACGAGTTGACGGGCTAAAGGAAACAAATGTTTCATTTCAGGTTTTTGACATCAATGGGAAAATTGTTATGTCACAAAATATGTTTTCAACAAACAAAATATTCACACTCAATGTCCAGATGCTTATTGAAGGCACATATATCTTAAGCGGAATTACACCAGAAGGGCAAAGTATCGGCAACATAAAATTCGTGAAACAATAA
- a CDS encoding response regulator transcription factor — translation MNIIRLIIADDHEIFRKGLRIILNEMDEVKVIGEAQNGHELFDILKNNEADLVLMDIRMPVMDGIEATRKIVEKYPEVKVIALTMFEEISYFNQMIEAGAEGFLLKKTNKDELQRAIKQVMQGENYFSEEFISNVNRVQRPASRIAGVELTEREQEVLELICKGMSNAEISKYLGVSSRTVDGHRANLLEKTGAKNSPHLVMFAIKNGLIKA, via the coding sequence ATGAATATTATCAGATTAATTATCGCTGACGATCACGAAATTTTTCGCAAAGGACTTCGTATAATTCTTAATGAGATGGATGAAGTGAAAGTAATTGGCGAAGCCCAGAATGGCCATGAACTTTTTGATATCCTCAAAAACAATGAAGCAGACTTGGTGTTGATGGATATACGCATGCCTGTGATGGACGGCATTGAGGCTACACGCAAAATTGTAGAAAAATACCCCGAGGTCAAAGTGATTGCACTGACCATGTTTGAAGAGATCAGCTATTTCAATCAGATGATAGAGGCCGGTGCAGAAGGGTTTCTTCTGAAAAAAACGAACAAAGATGAGCTGCAACGGGCCATTAAACAGGTGATGCAGGGAGAAAATTATTTTTCCGAAGAATTTATCAGCAATGTAAACAGGGTGCAAAGGCCTGCTTCTCGTATAGCCGGCGTTGAACTTACAGAACGCGAACAGGAAGTGCTAGAACTTATATGTAAGGGAATGTCAAATGCAGAAATATCAAAATATCTGGGAGTAAGCAGCCGCACAGTGGATGGGCATCGTGCCAATCTGTTGGAAAAAACCGGCGCTAAAAATTCACCGCATTTAGTGATGTTTGCAATAAAAAACGGGCTGATAAAAGCATAG
- a CDS encoding PAS domain S-box protein: MVLNLIILILTAVVLIFTLVFIFRMLDYVKSRRSWIIIGVAMVLLIIAQFIEIYNLYSQSNRSTILTVYFILVFIVAILLSVGVLRIGNLLRNVKKADQRRIESENRFKLLFDNSGDEIFLADFDGNIIEVNHEAIKRLGYTRKELMKKNFADIKTPKYIPLVKKNIDLIIKNGHHIYETEHIAKNGSVIFLEVSSRVIDYFGKKAILSLARDITDRKEIERKIAATIIETEERERQRFAADLHDGLAPLLSTIKLYTDLLKKGNFNKISPAETLQAIDELVDKAIVSTREISNNIMPSILHDFGLPVAVKDFCNYIINTQSVKIKLDASQYKLTGPRIEETVLFQSIKELVNNSLKHSKAKNIEVFLESNDNQVNLYYKDDGIGFDVEEKLQQPTGLGLNNIVNKIKTINGLSMIKSKEGEGMSVLITLNVK, encoded by the coding sequence ATGGTTCTTAATTTAATTATCCTGATTCTTACTGCGGTTGTGCTCATTTTCACACTCGTGTTTATTTTCCGCATGCTCGATTATGTTAAAAGCCGCAGGTCGTGGATAATAATTGGAGTTGCAATGGTTTTACTGATCATTGCACAGTTCATCGAAATATATAATTTGTACTCACAAAGCAATCGTTCAACAATACTCACTGTTTATTTTATTCTCGTATTTATTGTGGCAATCCTTTTGTCTGTTGGTGTGCTTCGCATAGGGAACCTTTTGCGTAATGTTAAGAAGGCGGATCAGCGAAGGATTGAATCGGAAAACCGTTTTAAACTATTGTTTGATAATTCCGGAGATGAGATTTTTCTGGCTGATTTTGATGGCAATATCATTGAAGTGAATCACGAAGCCATTAAACGGCTGGGTTACACACGAAAAGAGCTGATGAAAAAGAATTTTGCCGATATTAAAACACCCAAATATATTCCATTGGTCAAAAAGAACATTGATTTAATCATTAAAAACGGCCATCATATTTACGAAACAGAACACATTGCAAAAAATGGCTCTGTGATTTTTCTCGAAGTGTCCAGTCGTGTGATTGATTATTTCGGGAAGAAGGCCATTCTGAGTTTAGCACGTGATATTACAGACCGCAAGGAAATTGAAAGAAAAATTGCTGCCACAATCATTGAGACTGAAGAACGGGAGCGGCAGCGTTTTGCTGCCGACCTGCATGATGGCTTGGCCCCACTTTTATCAACAATAAAACTTTACACCGATCTTCTAAAAAAAGGAAACTTTAATAAAATCAGTCCGGCTGAAACATTACAGGCAATAGATGAATTGGTGGATAAAGCAATTGTTTCCACACGCGAAATTTCAAACAACATCATGCCCAGCATCTTACACGATTTTGGTTTACCCGTAGCTGTCAAAGATTTTTGTAATTATATAATCAACACTCAGTCGGTAAAAATCAAGCTTGATGCGTCACAATACAAACTCACCGGGCCGAGAATTGAAGAAACGGTTTTATTTCAGAGCATCAAAGAACTGGTGAATAATTCGCTTAAGCATTCAAAGGCAAAGAATATTGAGGTGTTTCTGGAAAGCAATGACAATCAGGTTAACCTTTATTACAAAGATGACGGCATTGGGTTTGACGTGGAAGAAAAACTGCAACAACCTACCGGCCTTGGATTAAATAATATTGTCAACAAAATAAAAACCATCAACGGACTCTCTATGATCAAGAGCAAAGAAGGAGAAGGAATGTCGGTGTTGATTACTTTAAATGTAAAATAA